In Bradyrhizobium sp. CCBAU 051011, the following are encoded in one genomic region:
- the rfbA gene encoding glucose-1-phosphate thymidylyltransferase RfbA, whose protein sequence is MMKKWKGIILAGGNGSRLFPLTHVVNKHLLPIFDKPLIYYPLTTLMLGGLRDFIIISSPDALNQISTLLGDGTRWGIAITYRTQERAGGIAECFRIAANDISGCNVALALGDNIFYGAGLPRLLSQAMSHESGATIFGYEVADPSGFGVVVLDETGRPVDLEEKPKTMRSRLAIPGLYFYDERVVAISNEVRPSARGELEITDVNRHYLAAGDLRVTLFGRGVAWLDGGTHRDLFEASQFVKVIEERTGLKIACPEEVAWRMKFIDQAAFEGLIDPEPKTEYQRYLRSLVDTSSLIAR, encoded by the coding sequence ATGATGAAGAAGTGGAAGGGCATCATCCTTGCGGGCGGCAACGGGAGCCGTTTGTTTCCGCTTACCCATGTCGTCAACAAGCATTTGTTGCCGATCTTTGACAAGCCACTGATCTACTATCCTCTGACTACCCTCATGTTGGGGGGCTTGCGAGATTTCATCATCATTTCCAGCCCGGACGCGCTCAATCAGATCAGCACCTTGCTGGGCGACGGCACCCGCTGGGGCATTGCAATCACATATCGCACGCAGGAACGCGCCGGCGGTATCGCGGAATGTTTCCGGATAGCGGCCAACGATATCTCCGGCTGCAATGTGGCGCTGGCTCTGGGCGATAACATTTTCTATGGGGCCGGCCTGCCTCGTTTACTGTCGCAGGCGATGAGCCATGAAAGCGGTGCGACCATATTCGGATACGAAGTGGCGGATCCATCAGGCTTTGGCGTGGTCGTGCTCGACGAGACGGGACGCCCGGTTGACCTGGAAGAAAAGCCCAAGACGATGCGATCGCGCCTCGCGATTCCCGGTCTTTACTTCTACGACGAGCGCGTAGTCGCCATTTCGAATGAGGTTAGGCCGTCTGCGCGCGGTGAACTCGAAATCACCGATGTTAATCGTCACTACCTCGCGGCAGGTGATTTGCGGGTGACGCTTTTCGGCCGCGGCGTTGCCTGGCTCGACGGCGGCACACATCGGGATCTTTTTGAAGCGTCCCAATTCGTCAAAGTGATCGAAGAGCGTACAGGGCTAAAAATCGCCTGCCCCGAAGAAGTCGCATGGCGCATGAAATTCATTGACCAGGCAGCATTCGAGGGCCTGATCGATCCCGAGCCCAAGACCGAATATCAACGCTATCTGCGTTCTCTCGTCGATACTTCTTCGCTGATCGCCCGATGA
- the rffA gene encoding dTDP-4-amino-4,6-dideoxygalactose transaminase, which yields MIEPIPFNRPFTTGTELGYVAEAQRNHHFSGDGPFTKRCHQWIEQQTGCARALLTHSCTSALDLAALLLDLKSGDEVILPSYTFVSTANAFVLRGAVPVFVDIREDTLNLDEQLIEAAITPRTRAIAPVHYAGVACEMDTILAIANRYDLKVVEDAAQGVMATYKGRALGAIGDLGSFSFHETKNISSGEGGSLLVNDPELVNRAEVMREKGTDRGRFFRGEVDKYTWQDVGSSFLPSEITAAFLWAQLEHAERITAGRLANWNRYHEMLAPLEQRGVLRRPIVPPDCQHNGHLYYVLLQSDADRPRVLGELKQHGIAAMFHYVPLHSSPAGSRFGRAHGDLSMTTSLSERLVRLPMWFGLSETQQQRVYDTLRAFF from the coding sequence ATGATTGAACCAATACCCTTCAACCGACCTTTCACGACGGGCACAGAGCTTGGCTATGTCGCGGAGGCCCAACGCAATCATCATTTCTCCGGCGATGGACCATTCACGAAGCGCTGTCACCAATGGATCGAACAACAGACCGGTTGTGCCAGGGCGCTGCTGACGCACTCCTGCACTTCTGCGCTGGACCTCGCTGCGCTGTTGCTGGACCTCAAAAGCGGCGACGAAGTTATCTTGCCCTCCTACACATTCGTGTCGACGGCGAATGCCTTCGTGTTGCGCGGCGCGGTGCCGGTCTTTGTCGACATCCGGGAAGATACGCTCAATCTGGATGAACAGCTGATCGAGGCCGCCATTACTCCTCGAACGCGCGCGATCGCACCTGTTCACTATGCCGGTGTTGCTTGCGAAATGGACACGATCCTCGCGATCGCCAACCGCTACGATCTCAAAGTCGTTGAAGACGCCGCACAGGGCGTCATGGCAACCTATAAAGGTCGCGCTCTAGGGGCGATCGGCGATCTCGGTAGTTTCAGCTTTCATGAAACCAAGAATATCAGTTCGGGCGAAGGCGGCAGCCTCCTGGTGAATGATCCCGAATTGGTGAATCGTGCCGAGGTCATGCGTGAGAAAGGCACCGATCGCGGCAGGTTCTTTCGCGGCGAGGTCGACAAGTATACCTGGCAGGATGTCGGCTCCTCCTTTTTGCCGAGCGAAATCACGGCCGCCTTCCTTTGGGCTCAGCTCGAGCATGCGGAGCGCATCACCGCAGGGCGGCTTGCGAACTGGAACCGCTACCATGAAATGTTAGCCCCGCTCGAGCAACGCGGGGTTCTGCGCCGGCCGATCGTCCCGCCCGATTGCCAACATAACGGTCACCTTTATTACGTGCTCCTGCAGTCAGACGCGGACCGTCCGCGGGTTCTCGGCGAGCTCAAGCAGCACGGAATTGCCGCCATGTTTCACTACGTTCCGCTGCATTCATCGCCGGCCGGCTCGCGGTTCGGACGCGCCCATGGCGACCTTTCAATGACAACGTCACTCTCGGAGCGGCTAGTCCGGCTGCCGATGTGGTTCGGTTTGAGCGAAACACAGCAGCAGCGGGTCTACGACACGCTGCGTGCATTCTTCTGA
- a CDS encoding bifunctional 2-polyprenyl-6-hydroxyphenol methylase/3-demethylubiquinol 3-O-methyltransferase UbiG, whose protein sequence is MAQRISGAYRLITIPSIYKGLMFSLGADRAMSRYVNDVLQPKAGMKMLDVGCGPANVLAYLPPIDYTGIDLNEKHIAYAREVYGDRGRFIVGNVAHGLKQEERAFHLINVSGVLHHLGDDEAAALFRSLKPLLKDDGKLITLDPVWLSGQHTIAKLFNWLDSGMNIRTQEGTLDC, encoded by the coding sequence TTGGCGCAGCGAATTTCTGGCGCTTATCGGCTGATTACGATCCCATCGATCTACAAAGGGCTGATGTTTTCGCTGGGTGCGGATCGGGCTATGTCGCGATACGTCAACGACGTCTTGCAGCCAAAGGCCGGCATGAAGATGCTGGACGTCGGCTGTGGCCCGGCAAATGTTCTCGCCTATCTCCCCCCGATCGACTACACCGGCATCGATCTGAACGAAAAGCACATCGCCTACGCGCGGGAAGTGTACGGCGACCGTGGCCGCTTCATCGTCGGAAATGTCGCCCATGGTCTGAAGCAGGAGGAACGAGCGTTCCACTTGATAAATGTCTCGGGAGTTCTTCACCACCTTGGCGATGACGAAGCCGCCGCTCTCTTCAGATCGCTGAAGCCTCTCTTGAAGGACGACGGGAAGCTCATCACGCTGGACCCCGTTTGGCTTTCTGGACAGCACACGATAGCGAAGCTCTTCAATTGGCTGGATTCGGGCATGAATATCCGAACTCAAGAGGGTACCTTGGATTGCTGA
- a CDS encoding WbqC family protein, translating into MRICIIQSCYIPWKGFFDLIGRCEEYVIYDSAQYVKRHWHNRNRIKTANGVQWLTIPVIAKGRFEQPIDQVEIEKPWADKHWRALELAYKRAPFFEQLAPTVKGWYERADKLARLSDVNTLFVAGIAELLGLTTRIVSDSAYPAQGEKTERLLAICQAAGADRYVSGPSAKSYFDESLFTSAGITPEWMSYDGYPEYPQLHGAFEHAVTILDLLFHTGQQAPRYLSGGSSGLTAGGIPG; encoded by the coding sequence TTGCGCATTTGCATCATACAGTCCTGCTACATCCCGTGGAAGGGTTTTTTCGACCTGATCGGCCGCTGCGAGGAGTATGTCATTTACGACAGTGCGCAATACGTGAAGCGGCACTGGCACAACCGCAACCGCATCAAGACCGCCAACGGCGTGCAGTGGCTCACCATTCCGGTGATCGCGAAGGGGCGGTTCGAACAGCCGATCGATCAGGTCGAAATCGAAAAGCCGTGGGCCGACAAGCATTGGCGAGCGCTCGAACTCGCCTACAAGCGTGCCCCCTTTTTCGAGCAACTCGCGCCCACAGTAAAGGGCTGGTATGAGCGCGCAGACAAGCTGGCGCGTTTGAGCGACGTCAACACGTTGTTCGTGGCCGGTATCGCCGAGCTGCTCGGGCTTACGACCAGGATCGTCAGCGACTCAGCCTATCCCGCGCAAGGCGAGAAAACAGAACGTCTTCTGGCGATCTGCCAGGCCGCCGGAGCCGATCGATACGTCAGCGGCCCCTCGGCCAAAAGTTATTTCGACGAATCGCTGTTCACGTCAGCCGGCATCACACCGGAATGGATGAGCTATGACGGGTATCCGGAGTATCCGCAGCTTCATGGCGCTTTTGAACATGCGGTCACCATACTAGATCTGCTTTTCCATACCGGACAGCAGGCTCCGCGCTACCTCTCCGGCGGATCGAGCGGGCTGACCGCAGGCGGCATTCCAGGCTAA
- a CDS encoding acetyltransferase: MRQIVLFGNGEIAELADFYFTHDSEYDVVGFTVDEAYIKDTQFRGRPLVPFERLTETFPPLNFGLFVAVSYSGINDLRAAKVAAARNAGYQLVSYVSSRATLFAGLQIRENCFILEDNTIQPFAQIGANVTLWSGNHIGHHSVIEDDVFMASHIVISGGVRVGQGSFVGVNATFRDHVTVGKKCVIGAGALILEDQPDFSVIAPRGTERSPVPSTRLRRI, encoded by the coding sequence ATGCGGCAAATCGTCTTGTTTGGCAACGGAGAGATCGCTGAACTCGCCGATTTCTATTTTACCCACGACAGCGAATATGACGTGGTCGGCTTCACGGTCGACGAGGCCTATATCAAGGATACTCAATTTCGTGGACGCCCGCTGGTACCGTTTGAGCGGTTGACGGAGACATTCCCGCCGCTGAATTTTGGTTTGTTCGTCGCTGTAAGCTATTCGGGGATCAACGATTTGCGTGCCGCCAAGGTGGCCGCCGCCCGGAACGCGGGGTACCAGTTGGTGTCTTACGTGAGCAGCCGGGCCACCCTGTTCGCCGGACTGCAGATCCGGGAGAACTGCTTTATCCTTGAGGACAATACCATTCAGCCCTTTGCACAAATCGGCGCCAACGTCACGCTGTGGAGCGGCAACCATATTGGTCACCACTCGGTCATTGAAGACGATGTCTTTATGGCCTCTCATATTGTGATCTCCGGCGGCGTCAGGGTGGGCCAGGGCAGCTTCGTCGGCGTCAACGCCACCTTCCGCGATCACGTCACGGTCGGAAAGAAGTGCGTGATCGGCGCCGGAGCACTGATACTCGAAGATCAGCCCGACTTTTCTGTCATCGCGCCGCGTGGCACCGAACGCTCGCCGGTGCCGAGCACGCGGCTGCGGCGTATCTGA
- a CDS encoding class I SAM-dependent methyltransferase, which produces MNEATSIRSTVAAYYASKLATFGPTPQGVDWNGAGSHELRHRQFLRLIAGDREASVLDLGCGFGDFLRFLRAEGHQGPFIGYDVAADMIAEAMRLHGNTSNCQWQVGAEPAETMDFAIASGILNVKGDVPTETWARYVHDTIDILARVGRRGFAFNVLSLSSDPDRRRDDLYYADPGEMLTYCMRRYGRSVALLQDYGLYEFTVIVRTV; this is translated from the coding sequence ATGAACGAAGCCACTTCGATCCGCAGCACGGTTGCGGCATATTATGCGTCCAAGCTTGCGACGTTCGGCCCGACCCCGCAGGGAGTCGACTGGAACGGCGCTGGTTCGCATGAGTTGCGACATCGGCAATTTCTTCGCCTGATCGCCGGCGACAGGGAAGCCTCCGTCCTTGACCTCGGCTGCGGTTTCGGCGACTTCCTCCGCTTTCTCCGGGCGGAAGGCCATCAGGGCCCGTTCATTGGCTATGACGTGGCGGCTGACATGATCGCCGAGGCAATGCGACTGCATGGCAATACCTCGAATTGCCAATGGCAGGTCGGAGCCGAGCCGGCAGAGACAATGGACTTCGCGATCGCAAGCGGCATTCTCAATGTCAAAGGCGACGTGCCGACCGAGACTTGGGCTCGCTACGTCCATGACACCATAGACATCCTCGCGCGCGTCGGTCGCCGTGGCTTTGCCTTCAATGTCCTCAGTCTGTCGAGCGATCCGGATCGGCGGCGCGACGATCTATACTACGCAGACCCGGGCGAGATGCTGACCTACTGCATGCGCCGCTACGGCCGGTCAGTGGCGTTGCTGCAGGACTATGGTCTTTACGAATTCACGGTGATCGTGCGAACGGTCTAG
- a CDS encoding FkbM family methyltransferase: protein MKSPSMPIVTAQDHFEDLKNIFEHEELRRFAKTGIVHVGADVGQEVAQYFSYGFQNIMLIEANPECCKVLISKFGDDPRVKIFNYAVCDRLGAIDFHIHTSRSGSTEPASILPMKRFNEIVKTLHTAMTIQVPAITLDALFEENHMAFGAYNFLNIDIQGAELLAFRGAKKLLSSVDVVVSEVNVVEMYEDGALEADLVKFLDSQGFDKKHAVYHTLYDENSTFPAWGEGLFVKRPK, encoded by the coding sequence GTGAAATCGCCGAGCATGCCGATCGTCACCGCGCAAGACCATTTTGAAGATCTCAAGAATATCTTCGAGCACGAGGAGCTTCGCCGCTTCGCCAAGACCGGCATCGTGCATGTAGGCGCCGACGTCGGCCAGGAGGTCGCGCAGTATTTCAGCTATGGATTTCAAAACATCATGCTGATTGAGGCGAATCCCGAATGCTGCAAGGTTCTGATTTCGAAATTCGGCGACGATCCCAGAGTCAAAATTTTCAATTATGCGGTGTGCGACAGGTTGGGCGCGATCGACTTTCATATCCATACGAGCCGCTCCGGAAGCACCGAGCCTGCAAGCATTCTCCCGATGAAGCGGTTCAATGAAATCGTAAAGACGCTCCACACCGCAATGACGATTCAGGTTCCGGCCATCACGCTCGATGCGCTGTTCGAGGAAAACCACATGGCTTTTGGCGCCTACAACTTCCTCAACATCGATATTCAGGGCGCCGAACTTCTCGCGTTCCGCGGTGCGAAGAAGCTGCTTTCTTCTGTCGATGTCGTCGTCTCGGAAGTTAATGTCGTGGAAATGTATGAGGATGGCGCGCTCGAGGCAGATCTGGTCAAGTTTCTGGACAGCCAGGGATTTGATAAGAAGCACGCGGTCTACCACACCCTGTACGACGAGAACTCGACCTTTCCGGCGTGGGGAGAGGGGCTGTTCGTCAAGCGACCAAAATGA
- a CDS encoding glycosyltransferase family 2 protein, producing MTTLYQSASTIDEFCRRVLAAAEFITDDIELVMVNDGSPDDSLARALALHEADPRVVVIDLARNFGHHKALMTGLAHATGDLVFLIDSDLEEEPELLTPFHERLMQGDCDVVFGVQESRRGGWFDRVAGELFFSLIDALSDQKIPRNNVVARLMTRDYVRALVRHLDREFMMIHLMQLAGYRQVPVVIRKHDHSPSTYSFRMRTEMAIKFLTTTSTRLLYLILYLGISIFALSLFVIVYFVGRYFASGVGVDGFTSQIVSIWFLGGLITLILGIFGIYIANILAETKRRPYAVVRRVHRTPAAQSEPKVRKLDQAHSVAGAVDAHHHSRFVAGQERS from the coding sequence GTGACGACCCTGTACCAGTCGGCATCGACGATCGACGAATTTTGCCGTCGTGTGTTGGCTGCGGCCGAGTTCATTACCGACGACATCGAACTCGTTATGGTCAATGACGGTTCGCCGGACGACAGTCTCGCTCGTGCGCTTGCGCTGCATGAGGCGGATCCTCGGGTGGTGGTGATTGATCTTGCGCGCAATTTTGGGCATCACAAGGCGCTAATGACTGGTCTCGCTCATGCGACTGGCGATCTCGTGTTTTTGATCGACAGCGATCTCGAGGAGGAGCCGGAGCTTCTGACGCCATTTCACGAACGCTTGATGCAGGGCGATTGCGATGTCGTGTTTGGTGTTCAGGAGAGCCGGCGAGGCGGTTGGTTCGATCGAGTGGCGGGAGAACTGTTCTTTTCCCTGATCGACGCACTGAGCGATCAGAAGATTCCGCGGAACAACGTGGTGGCTCGCCTGATGACGCGCGACTATGTTCGGGCGCTCGTTCGTCATCTCGACCGTGAATTCATGATGATCCATCTGATGCAGCTGGCCGGCTACCGGCAGGTGCCTGTGGTGATCCGCAAGCATGATCATTCGCCGTCCACATACTCCTTCCGCATGCGAACAGAGATGGCGATCAAGTTCCTGACGACCACTTCGACGAGGTTGCTTTACCTGATCCTGTATCTCGGAATCTCGATCTTCGCCCTGTCCCTCTTCGTCATCGTCTACTTTGTCGGCCGGTATTTCGCCTCCGGGGTCGGCGTTGACGGCTTCACCTCGCAGATTGTTTCCATTTGGTTCCTTGGCGGTCTGATCACGTTGATTCTCGGAATTTTCGGCATTTACATTGCCAACATATTGGCTGAGACGAAGCGTCGTCCCTATGCGGTGGTCCGTCGCGTCCATCGGACCCCGGCGGCCCAATCCGAGCCGAAGGTCCGCAAGCTGGATCAAGCCCATTCCGTAGCCGGCGCGGTTGACGCCCATCATCATTCAAGGTTTGTTGCCGGCCAAGAGCGCAGTTGA
- a CDS encoding M10 family metallopeptidase C-terminal domain-containing protein, with the protein MKKNLSPFDDVWTFAAPDAGSDASIPPHEPVHDTLVIDDGDQFPVAAETVTTVVTSAAKPVASIATLADYLVNGFWQYNSTIAHHWASSTITYNFSALNSAEKFLAQSALQAWSEVANVTFVQTTGAANITFSNSGTMQAYASGTWNGSGAITSMNIVISSDWVTTDGGANDGKTGIDSYAYQTYIHEVGHALGLGHQGPYNGSASYATNATYANDTWQYSIMSYFSEPNYSGSSYRYVVTPQMADIYAMASIYGAATTTRTGDTVYGFNSNAGAVFNFSAYSSAPALTIYDSGGNDTLDCSGYSAAQTIDLHSGAFSSVGGLVNNIGIALNATIEKAIGGSGNDKLTASDTGCTLSGGGGSDTLIGGAGNDKLIGGIGVDTMTGGASGDTFVFLLGESLATSGLHDRITDFESGADHIDLSGYDAISSTGSYDQFKFLGTAAFDGAAGELNYFYNSATGITTLQGDTNGDGAADFAIDLTGNIAITLSELIGVYSTPVVIESFGSTNLTQVGSNYYLYNSGVGPQLQYLGAPVVTGQISGWSPIAAEQISGGYQVVWKANGADQYTLWTTDSSGKFVSYIPAMPGSSLVLESAETTFQQDLNGDGLLGIRTAVIESFGSTSLTQVANNYYLYNSGVGPQLQYLGAPVVAGQISGWAPIAAEQISGGYQVVWKANGADQYTLWTTDSSGKFVSYIPAMSGSSSVLESAETTFQQDLNGDGLIGIPTVVIESSGSTSLTQVGSNYYLYNSGVGPQLQYLGAAVVAGQISGWAPIAAEQISGGYQVVWKANGADQYTLWTTDSSGKFVSYIPAMPGSSLVLESAETTFQQDLNGDGLIGIPTVVIESSGSTSLTQVGSNYYLYNSGVGPQLQYLGAAVVAGQISGWAPIAAEQISGGYQVVWKANGADQYTLWTTDSSGKFVSYIPAMSGSSSVLQSAETNFQQDLNGDSVVGVHSAPLVATGTSALNLAFALQENAGTVVGNDTFLFGSNLSAGLIAADRGTMLLNEFPALDSELIKLFQDTQSEQGAVHWISQIDVLSGPDALPAKAEIVAIHANGFIFH; encoded by the coding sequence ATGAAGAAGAACCTTTCTCCGTTCGATGACGTCTGGACCTTTGCGGCGCCGGACGCCGGCAGCGACGCGTCCATCCCGCCGCACGAGCCGGTACACGACACGCTCGTGATCGATGACGGCGACCAGTTCCCCGTCGCGGCCGAAACCGTAACCACGGTCGTAACGAGCGCAGCGAAACCGGTGGCCTCAATCGCGACGCTGGCCGACTACCTCGTCAACGGCTTCTGGCAATACAACAGCACGATCGCTCATCACTGGGCCTCCAGCACCATCACCTACAATTTCAGTGCACTGAACTCGGCCGAGAAGTTTCTGGCCCAGTCGGCGCTGCAGGCGTGGTCCGAGGTCGCCAACGTCACGTTCGTCCAGACGACCGGCGCGGCGAACATCACGTTCAGCAATTCCGGTACGATGCAGGCTTATGCGAGCGGGACCTGGAATGGCTCGGGCGCGATCACCTCCATGAATATCGTGATCAGCTCCGACTGGGTCACCACCGACGGCGGCGCCAACGACGGCAAGACCGGCATCGACAGCTATGCCTATCAGACATACATCCACGAAGTCGGGCACGCGCTCGGGCTTGGCCATCAGGGGCCGTACAATGGCAGCGCGTCGTATGCGACCAACGCGACCTACGCCAACGACACCTGGCAATATTCGATCATGTCGTATTTCTCGGAGCCGAATTATTCCGGGAGTTCGTACCGCTACGTCGTCACGCCGCAAATGGCCGACATCTACGCGATGGCTTCGATCTACGGGGCGGCGACCACCACCAGGACCGGCGATACCGTCTATGGCTTCAACAGCAACGCTGGCGCGGTGTTCAACTTCTCTGCCTACAGCTCGGCGCCGGCGCTGACGATCTACGACAGCGGCGGCAACGACACGCTCGATTGCTCCGGCTATTCGGCGGCGCAGACCATCGACCTGCATTCGGGCGCCTTTTCCTCGGTCGGCGGCCTCGTCAACAACATCGGGATCGCGCTCAACGCGACCATCGAGAAGGCGATTGGCGGCAGCGGCAACGACAAGCTGACCGCGAGCGACACCGGCTGCACGCTGTCGGGCGGAGGCGGCAGCGATACGCTGATTGGCGGCGCCGGTAACGACAAGCTGATCGGCGGCATCGGCGTCGACACGATGACCGGCGGCGCGAGCGGCGACACGTTCGTATTCCTGCTCGGCGAAAGCTTGGCCACCAGCGGGCTGCACGACCGCATCACCGATTTCGAATCCGGAGCGGACCACATCGACCTCAGTGGATACGATGCGATCAGCAGCACCGGCAGCTACGATCAATTCAAGTTCCTCGGGACCGCGGCTTTCGACGGCGCGGCCGGCGAACTCAATTACTTCTACAACAGCGCCACCGGCATCACCACGTTGCAAGGCGATACCAACGGGGACGGCGCCGCTGACTTCGCGATCGACCTAACAGGGAATATCGCGATCACCCTTTCCGAACTGATAGGCGTCTATTCGACGCCGGTGGTGATCGAGTCGTTCGGGTCGACCAACCTGACCCAGGTCGGCAGCAACTACTATCTCTACAATTCGGGCGTAGGTCCGCAGTTGCAGTATTTGGGCGCGCCGGTTGTGACGGGGCAGATCTCGGGCTGGTCACCGATCGCGGCGGAACAAATCTCGGGCGGCTACCAAGTCGTCTGGAAGGCCAATGGCGCCGATCAATACACGCTCTGGACCACCGACAGCAGCGGCAAGTTCGTGTCCTACATTCCGGCGATGCCGGGATCCAGTTTGGTGTTGGAAAGCGCCGAGACCACCTTCCAGCAAGATCTGAACGGTGATGGCCTGCTCGGAATTCGCACCGCCGTGATTGAGTCGTTCGGCTCGACCAGCCTGACCCAGGTTGCGAACAATTACTATCTCTACAATTCGGGCGTAGGCCCGCAGTTGCAGTATTTGGGCGCGCCGGTTGTTGCGGGACAGATCTCGGGCTGGGCACCGATAGCGGCAGAACAAATCTCGGGCGGCTATCAGGTCGTTTGGAAGGCGAATGGTGCCGATCAATACACGCTCTGGACCACCGACAGCAGCGGCAAGTTCGTTTCATACATTCCCGCGATGTCGGGATCGAGCTCGGTGCTGGAATCGGCCGAGACCACCTTCCAGCAAGATCTGAATGGCGACGGCCTGATCGGAATCCCCACCGTCGTGATCGAGTCATCCGGTTCGACCAGCCTGACCCAGGTTGGAAGCAACTATTATCTCTACAATTCCGGCGTAGGTCCGCAGTTGCAGTATTTAGGCGCGGCGGTTGTTGCGGGACAGATCTCGGGCTGGGCACCGATAGCGGCAGAACAAATCTCGGGCGGCTATCAGGTCGTTTGGAAGGCGAATGGTGCCGATCAGTACACGCTCTGGACCACCGACAGCAGCGGCAAGTTCGTTTCATACATTCCCGCGATGCCGGGATCCAGTTTGGTGTTGGAATCCGCGGAGACCACCTTCCAGCAAGATCTGAATGGCGATGGCCTGATCGGAATCCCCACCGTCGTGATCGAGTCGTCCGGTTCGACCAGCCTGACCCAGGTTGGAAGCAACTATTATCTCTACAATTCCGGCGTAGGTCCGCAGTTGCAGTATTTAGGCGCGGCGGTTGTTGCGGGACAGATCTCGGGCTGGGCACCGATAGCGGCAGAACAAATCTCGGGCGGCTATCAGGTCGTTTGGAAGGCGAATGGTGCTGATCAATACACGCTCTGGACCACCGACAGCAGCGGCAAGTTCGTTTCATACATTCCCGCGATGTCGGGATCGAGCTCGGTGCTGCAATCGGCCGAGACCAACTTCCAGCAAGACTTGAATGGCGACAGTGTTGTTGGCGTTCATTCCGCGCCACTTGTTGCGACCGGTACAAGCGCTCTGAATTTAGCCTTTGCGTTGCAAGAAAATGCGGGCACTGTTGTAGGAAACGATACCTTCCTATTTGGGTCAAACTTGAGCGCCGGGTTGATTGCGGCTGACCGGGGCACGATGTTGCTCAACGAGTTTCCGGCGCTTGACAGCGAACTGATTAAGCTGTTTCAAGACACCCAAAGCGAGCAAGGCGCGGTTCATTGGATTAGCCAGATCGACGTATTGAGCGGTCCCGATGCACTGCCGGCGAAAGCCGAAATAGTCGCTATACATGCCAACGGCTTCATCTTTCACTAG